CGGTGTAGAGGCCGGTTATCCGCACGGGCGGACCCGACCGCGGGCCGGACGCGCGATGGGTGAACCGTCCCGCCGTCGGAACGTCTCGGTTTACGACGCCCATAACGATACGGACGAGCGGCGTCGGTCCGGTATGAGCGACCCGCGTAACGTGATCCTGGTGACCGTCGACAGCCTCCGCGCCGACCGGTGTGGGGTCGGCGGGGGCGACGGGAGCCTGATGCCGACGCTCGCGCGCCTGGCCGAGGACGGACTGACGTTCGAGAACGCCATCGCGCCCGCCGCGGCGACGAACGGGTCGGCCTACTCGTTTCTGACCGGCGAGTACCCCATCGAGCGGCCGGCGGCCCCCTCGTCCAGGGAGGCCCTCCGGGAACACATGCTCTCGCGGGACACGCTCGCCGACCGCCTCTCCCGGCGCGGGTACGCGACGGCGGCGTTCACGGCGAACCCCTGGACGTCGCGCTACTTCGACTTCGACGTCGGCTTCGACCGCTTCGAGGACTTCATGGACGAGGACGCGACCGAGTCGTTCATCAGTCAGGGGACGCCCGACAACAAGGCGACGTTCCTGCTCGTCCAGGCGCTCAACTGGTGGCAGGGACAGGACATGTTCATGTCCTGGGAGGCGTTCTACGACGACATCCTCGACTGGCTGGTGGACGCGCCGGAACCGTACTTCCTCTGGGTGTTCCTCGTCGATCCGCACATGCCGTACCTGCCGCCCGCGGAGTACCGCAGTCAGTCGCTCGCGCGCACCTACGCCGCCAACGCCTGGCTCTACTCCGGCCGCGACATCACGCCCGGGTCGTGGGTCCACGACGCGCTCGTCACCGCCTACGACGACACCGTCCGCTACACGGACGCCTTCGTCGACCGCCTCGCGCGCGACGTGGGCGACGACCCGCTCCTGATGATCCACGCCGACCACGGCGAGGCCTTCGGCGAACGCGGGCGCTACGGCCACGGCTACGAACTCGAAGAGCCCATCGCCCACGTGCCGCTCGTCGTCGCGAACGGCCCGACGGGTCGCGTCGAGACCCCGTTCTCCCTGTTCGACCTCCCGGAACTCGTCCTCGGCCTCGCCACCGACCCCGAGTTCGACCCGGAGCGCGCCTTCGACGCGCCGTTCGCCCGCGGACGGACGGGCCACCCCCAGCGCGTCCTCCGGGGCCGGGACTGGAAGTACGCCACCAGTCCGGTCGAGGAACGACTCGTCCGCCTCGACGAGGACCGGACGCCCATCGAGAACGAGGAACTCCTCGAACTCTGCCGCGCCGTCACCGACCAGTGGGCCGCGGGCGACGAGGAACGCGGGCGAATCACCGCCGCCGCGACCGAGGTGGCCGAGGAGCTTCCGGTCTGAGCGTCGCGGTCACTCCGCGAACACGCCCCACGAGACGCGATCCCAGACCCGCTCGTAGCAGTAGTACGTCGCCGTCTTCACGAGGTTCGTGGCGATACCGATGCTCAGCGCGTCGCTCACGTCGCCCACCACCAGCCACGCGACGGTGATCGAGACGGCGACCATCATCACCCGGTAGAGCGCCGTCTTCAGCAGCGCGCGCTCCCGCGCCTGGAGCGGCCGCCGCGAGAACGACCTACCGACTCGTACCATGTCGGGGCTTCGACCGGCGACCCCATAAGAAATCACAAAGAGTTACTATTTCTCCGGTACGTAACCAATTTCCGTTTCTCACTGCCCCTCGAGGCGGGAGTTCGAAACGTCGATGGATGGCGACGCGGACGCCCCCGCGAGCGCAGCACCGGCGACGAGTAGCGGCCAGCCGACGAGCACCAGCAGTACGGCGTACGTTCCGAGAAACAGGGTGAGGAGACCGACCACGCCGGTGGGCCGCGTCGCGAGCGGGGTGATGGCCAGCGTTCCCCCGAGGAAGCCGGCGAGCGCCGTCGCGACCGCGAGTCGCCGCCTCCCTCGTCCGAGCGCGGCACCCGCCGGGAGGAGCGCGAACGACGCCGACAGCACGAACAGGAGGGAGTCGACGTCCCCATCCCAGACGGGCCACGTCGCGACGGCGACTGCTGCGACGCCGACGCAGAGCGCGCCCGCCGAGACGAGCGCGAGCGTCGAGTACGTCGATCGCTCGCGGACGGCGGGGTGAGAGACGGCACCGCCGAGGCTCGCGAGCGCGACACCGAGGCCGAACAGCGGCGGGGCCCGTCCGCCCAGGACCGGGACGCCGGAGGCGACGAGGGGGTACGCGACGGCGAGCAGGCCGACCGCGACGAGCGCCGGCCCGACGTACCGGGCCAGCCGGGGGTACGCGCCCCGGCGGCGGGCGAGCACGACGACGGCACCCGTCACGCCGACGGCGAAGACGATCGCCGGGCCGGCGACGTACAGCAACAGGTTCCGGGCGACGACCCCCGCGAGCACCTCGGCGACGGCGAGGGCGCTCAGCGCCGGCCCGAGGGTCGCGCCGCGGGGCACGATCGTGACGAACGCGCTGTCGACGCCCGGTTCGTAGCGCGTGAGCGTCATCCGCCGGCCGTCGACCGACGCGCTCGGCGGTGCCCACCCGATCCGCGCGTCCTCGGGCGCGACGAGGGTCAGTCGGTCCGCGCCGAGTCCGGCGTAGTTGGCCCCCGCGAGGTCCTCGCGGAAGTACTCGATCCGCATCGCGCCGCCGACGGACACCTCGGCGAAATTCGGGGTGCGGTAGCGCAGCGTCACCACCCCGTCGGACGAGCTGTTCGCGGAGAGGAGCGTCCCGGGGGCGACGCGTCCCGCGGCGATTCGAGCGAGGGTGTCGTTCGTCCGGAGGCGGTGGGCGGCGTCCTCGCCGACGCGATTTCTGACGGTCCACGTCGCGCTCCCGTTCCCGTGGACGCGGATCGTCGCGGTGCTCCGCTCGATGGCGAGGTCGACGCCCCGCCGATCGGCGGCGTCCGCGAACGGATCGCCGCAGGGTTCACAGACGGGTCTCGGCGGCGGTGCCGCCAACGCGGCGGCGGCGACGGCGGTGAGGAGGAGCGCGAGCGCGAGGGCTGCCTGACGGGGACGCATACGGGAACGTTACGCCTCGTCTACAAGTACTTTCTCCGGGCGCGTCGTCCGGGCCGACCGTCACCGCGGGTCGCGTTCGCGGGTCGACGCGGAGATGAAACTCCGCGTCCGGTCGATTCGAGAGGAGTGCGCTGACTGGGATTCGAACTACGCCGAGACGGTCCCGCTCGGCTCACTCCGTTCGCCTGCGCGGGCTGCGACTCGTCTACTTCAAATCCCACCGTTTCGCTCACAGTGATTTCCAGGCATCGCGCGGAGATCAAACTCCGCGCTGGTGGAAATCACAGAAGTGCGCTGACTGGGATTTGAACCACGCCCGAGAACCTGCGCAGAGCGCAGAACCTCGGTCTGATTCAAATCACCAGCTTCCGCATTCACTCAACTCAGGTGTCGCGCGGCGACGAGACGCCGCGCTGGGAGTTGAGTTCACAGAAGTG
The Halomarina pelagica DNA segment above includes these coding regions:
- a CDS encoding DUF2061 domain-containing protein; amino-acid sequence: MVRVGRSFSRRPLQARERALLKTALYRVMMVAVSITVAWLVVGDVSDALSIGIATNLVKTATYYCYERVWDRVSWGVFAE
- a CDS encoding sulfatase — its product is MSDPRNVILVTVDSLRADRCGVGGGDGSLMPTLARLAEDGLTFENAIAPAAATNGSAYSFLTGEYPIERPAAPSSREALREHMLSRDTLADRLSRRGYATAAFTANPWTSRYFDFDVGFDRFEDFMDEDATESFISQGTPDNKATFLLVQALNWWQGQDMFMSWEAFYDDILDWLVDAPEPYFLWVFLVDPHMPYLPPAEYRSQSLARTYAANAWLYSGRDITPGSWVHDALVTAYDDTVRYTDAFVDRLARDVGDDPLLMIHADHGEAFGERGRYGHGYELEEPIAHVPLVVANGPTGRVETPFSLFDLPELVLGLATDPEFDPERAFDAPFARGRTGHPQRVLRGRDWKYATSPVEERLVRLDEDRTPIENEELLELCRAVTDQWAAGDEERGRITAAATEVAEELPV